Proteins from a single region of Segatella copri:
- a CDS encoding ABC transporter permease, with the protein MKSYFKFLSRNKLYTAIEAFGLSIALAFVMILVSYAFMEYRVGTHQPDAKNLYVPGSGDYLGMTLGTAKEFFPSIPEIKEWTRFSDYYTDKGAVVDGQYFHVQARAIDSNFLDMMGMKCRGCSAHRVLTDKHQALISESFAKRAFGNTNPIGQVVKCDTLQFKVVGIVDDFGREDLLEPTDIFVSMKFKDADLYPMDQFGEVVTIAKLADNADPEKVNATLLNKYMGYWKKWWSRRKTTGSFLWGSSLVRWDKLYFSDITCSHVRHGSKTLVNVLLIVALVLLLSAIFNYINLTVAQIGNRAKEMATRRLLGESVLGVVLRYIKEAALFTAGCFLLGILLAWAFTPLFNSILDTKISLFSSPAVWGCLLVAYLVISLLSGLFPAIVVSRFNPIDVVKGTIRLRSKMWFSKIFIVAQSVISMSLVVMAITMMLQMRHLANIPLGYQTKDILCISTTFGFDNVDVRNAALIARLKSLSEVEEATAIGNNPVISFANGVHDEKGENIAFLRLSVLDSIAMKTMGFKVLERYSDPTPGKIWVSEEAKRTFGVSSKKPYFGNREGKPEYEVCGVVKDFHCGDALDEFKSDKFGNHNAIRVPSNHDVLWTILVKTRGDHAQALAAIQSACKQVAKEQLGVPTDMDTEYLDDTLADALKEKHNMMVLIITFMGISILISALGLFGMSVYYGNQQRRQIALRKVMGASVTDAAWQLSKRFLITSCVAVVIAIPLCVKLMQEYLIGFKYRIDFPWWTLVAGAIFTLLLALVSVFSYTLRTALENPIDSIKME; encoded by the coding sequence ATGAAAAGTTATTTTAAGTTCTTATCACGCAACAAACTCTATACGGCTATCGAGGCTTTCGGACTCTCGATAGCCTTGGCTTTTGTGATGATTTTGGTATCCTACGCCTTCATGGAGTATCGGGTGGGCACGCATCAGCCAGATGCCAAGAATCTCTATGTGCCTGGTTCGGGCGATTACCTTGGCATGACCTTGGGTACGGCTAAGGAGTTCTTTCCTTCCATCCCGGAAATCAAGGAATGGACCCGATTTAGCGATTATTATACAGACAAGGGTGCTGTGGTGGATGGTCAATACTTCCATGTGCAGGCACGTGCCATAGATTCTAACTTCTTGGATATGATGGGAATGAAGTGCAGGGGATGCTCCGCTCATCGTGTGCTCACGGATAAGCACCAGGCCCTTATCTCCGAGTCTTTTGCCAAGAGGGCTTTTGGCAATACGAATCCTATCGGGCAGGTCGTTAAGTGCGACACGCTGCAATTCAAGGTAGTGGGCATCGTGGATGATTTTGGCAGGGAAGACTTGCTGGAACCCACCGACATCTTTGTTTCCATGAAATTTAAGGACGCAGATTTGTATCCGATGGATCAGTTTGGTGAGGTTGTTACCATCGCCAAACTGGCAGATAATGCTGATCCAGAAAAGGTGAATGCCACATTGCTCAATAAATATATGGGCTATTGGAAGAAATGGTGGAGTCGTAGGAAGACAACTGGCAGTTTCTTGTGGGGCTCTAGCTTGGTACGCTGGGATAAGTTGTATTTTTCAGATATTACATGCTCGCATGTCCGTCATGGCAGCAAGACCTTGGTCAATGTCCTTTTGATTGTGGCACTCGTCCTCTTGCTTTCAGCCATCTTCAATTACATCAATCTCACCGTGGCGCAGATAGGCAATCGAGCCAAGGAGATGGCTACCCGCCGCCTGTTGGGTGAGTCGGTACTGGGTGTGGTATTGCGCTATATCAAGGAGGCAGCACTCTTCACGGCAGGTTGTTTCTTGCTGGGCATTTTGCTGGCTTGGGCATTCACACCTTTATTTAATAGCATCTTGGATACGAAGATTTCGCTCTTCTCTTCGCCTGCCGTTTGGGGATGCCTGTTGGTGGCTTATCTCGTTATCTCCTTGCTGTCGGGCTTGTTCCCAGCCATCGTGGTGTCTCGCTTCAATCCGATAGATGTGGTGAAGGGTACCATCCGCTTGCGCAGCAAGATGTGGTTTAGTAAAATATTCATTGTGGCACAGAGCGTTATCAGTATGTCGCTAGTGGTGATGGCTATCACGATGATGCTCCAGATGCGCCATCTCGCCAACATACCTTTGGGGTATCAGACGAAAGACATTCTCTGCATCTCCACCACTTTCGGATTTGATAATGTGGATGTCAGAAACGCAGCGTTGATAGCGAGATTGAAGTCTCTGTCAGAGGTGGAGGAGGCTACGGCTATCGGCAACAATCCTGTCATCAGCTTTGCCAATGGTGTGCATGATGAGAAGGGAGAAAATATAGCGTTCTTGAGATTGAGCGTATTGGATTCCATAGCGATGAAGACGATGGGTTTCAAGGTGCTGGAGCGATATTCAGACCCTACGCCAGGCAAAATCTGGGTTAGCGAGGAAGCCAAGAGAACCTTTGGCGTATCGAGCAAGAAGCCATATTTCGGTAATCGTGAAGGCAAGCCGGAATATGAGGTTTGTGGCGTTGTGAAAGATTTCCACTGTGGCGACGCTCTTGATGAGTTCAAATCTGACAAATTTGGAAATCATAATGCGATACGTGTTCCTTCTAATCATGATGTGCTTTGGACCATCTTGGTGAAGACTCGTGGCGACCATGCCCAAGCCTTGGCTGCTATCCAGAGTGCCTGCAAGCAAGTGGCTAAGGAGCAATTGGGCGTACCTACGGATATGGATACGGAGTATCTGGACGACACCTTGGCGGATGCCCTCAAGGAGAAGCACAACATGATGGTGCTCATCATCACCTTCATGGGCATTTCTATCTTGATTTCCGCCCTCGGCTTGTTTGGCATGTCGGTATATTACGGCAACCAGCAGCGCCGACAGATAGCCTTGCGCAAGGTGATGGGAGCCTCGGTGACAGATGCGGCATGGCAACTTTCCAAGCGATTCCTCATCACATCGTGTGTGGCTGTGGTTATCGCCATCCCATTGTGTGTTAAGCTGATGCAAGAATACTTGATAGGTTTCAAATATCGCATCGATTTCCCTTGGTGGACATTGGTAGCAGGAGCTATCTTCACCTTGCTGCTAGCCTTGGTATCGGTCTTCAGCTATACCCTGCGCACCGCTCTGGAGAATCCGATAGACAGCATCAAGATGGAATAG
- a CDS encoding ABC transporter ATP-binding protein encodes MIRTENLTRIFRTEEIETIALNGVNINVKDGEFVAIMGPSGCGKSTLLNILGLLDTPTEGKYWLGDEEVGHLKERERTAYRKGRIGFVFQNFNLIDELTVEENIDLQLKYLGIGKAERKERVLDILRKVKLSHRAKHYPHQLSGGQQQRVAIARAVVGKPSIILADEPTGNLDSKNGMEVMQLLSELNEEGTTIVMVTHSKHDATYASRIINLFDGQVVDAMNDQL; translated from the coding sequence ATGATACGTACAGAGAATTTAACGAGAATATTTCGTACAGAAGAGATAGAGACCATCGCCCTGAACGGCGTGAACATCAATGTAAAGGATGGCGAGTTTGTAGCCATCATGGGACCTTCGGGATGTGGCAAGTCTACCTTGCTCAACATCCTCGGCTTGCTCGATACACCTACCGAGGGTAAGTATTGGCTGGGCGATGAGGAGGTAGGACATCTCAAGGAGCGTGAGCGCACGGCTTATCGCAAGGGTCGCATCGGTTTCGTCTTTCAGAATTTCAATCTGATAGATGAGTTGACGGTAGAGGAGAACATCGACCTGCAGCTCAAATATCTAGGCATTGGCAAGGCGGAACGCAAGGAGCGAGTGCTCGACATCCTGCGCAAGGTAAAGCTCAGTCATCGTGCCAAGCATTATCCTCATCAGCTCTCCGGAGGTCAGCAGCAGCGTGTTGCGATAGCCCGTGCCGTGGTGGGCAAGCCTAGCATCATTCTTGCCGATGAGCCTACGGGTAACCTCGATTCCAAGAATGGTATGGAGGTGATGCAGTTGCTTAGCGAGCTGAACGAGGAGGGAACCACCATCGTGATGGTGACGCACTCCAAGCACGATGCTACCTACGCCAGTCGCATCATCAATCTGTTTGATGGACAAGTGGTGGATGCGATGAATGATCAGCTTTAA
- a CDS encoding ABC transporter permease, protein MNHIINAFKNLPRRGQHNFVKILCLALGLAISSVIIAEIYFEQTYDTYFPSWERTYMISEVGTNHGETMEFTNTSGATAQGVKQYAPMVEAATSTHYFYDDAQCKMEDQNIISANIRVADSCFFDVFPQKILIGKAKQILSQPLSCLIDSETAAKIGGNVVGKHFTLSNYPGTTFTIYGVFEAFPWGSSFHGTQMILSRCSVPYVYSYDGRGQWVGNDSYRSYIRLAKGHEAKELKPYVNKMREDHFPLKEMKNMGIELNYDFTVLSDVYTQDPYVKKMGWIMGIIAFVLLFTSVMNYLLIIVGNLVGRSREMAVRKCYGAESKNIHAIIFSEALVHVGLAVVLAAVLVFLCKGTIENFLSAPVSTLVLNRGSWILVAICILVLLVGGLLPGWLYNKIPVAIAFRGYNENRNRWKLGLLGIQFVISGLLFSLLYIVNGQYQLMLGLNPGYDYDHVAIVSIDASNRDQRNQCLAEIRRMPNVKDCSSTFNVPLDGYDRSGNMVGVPGDEKNTFNIMEMSGVDDNFFKMMNIPIVQGSFFTERNDSCRQVIIDERGAEKLIKTWHWKDGVVGKQITCTGHDNNIFTICGVSKNIRWGAVETGGDGMNEFPDLYFYSAKTAYYMLVKFNELRDESLSELQSKVQAMYPNNKVIVKSYASELANQYASQLNFRNGILVAGIVTMIIALFGLVGYTSDEVNRRRKEIAIRKVNGAKVKDILRIFLKDIMKIALPCIIVGDLGAWLIARQWLMSFSEKITMTPLLFIGVTIILLVIIGLSVVINCYKVANSNPVKYLKDE, encoded by the coding sequence ATGAATCATATTATTAACGCATTCAAGAATCTGCCCCGAAGGGGCCAGCATAATTTCGTGAAGATCTTGTGTCTGGCGCTCGGATTGGCAATCAGTTCGGTAATTATTGCCGAGATTTATTTCGAGCAGACCTACGATACGTATTTCCCTAGTTGGGAGAGGACGTATATGATTTCGGAAGTGGGTACTAACCATGGCGAAACCATGGAGTTTACCAATACTTCAGGAGCCACTGCCCAAGGTGTAAAGCAATATGCGCCTATGGTGGAAGCTGCTACCAGTACTCACTATTTTTATGATGATGCCCAATGCAAGATGGAAGACCAGAACATCATTTCTGCCAATATCAGGGTGGCAGACAGTTGTTTCTTTGATGTCTTTCCACAGAAGATATTGATAGGCAAGGCTAAACAGATTCTATCCCAACCCTTATCCTGTCTCATCGATTCAGAAACGGCAGCAAAGATTGGCGGTAATGTTGTAGGTAAGCATTTCACGCTTTCCAATTATCCGGGAACCACTTTTACCATCTATGGTGTTTTCGAAGCGTTTCCCTGGGGTTCTTCCTTTCATGGTACGCAGATGATTCTGTCGAGGTGTAGTGTGCCATACGTATATTCCTACGATGGCAGAGGCCAATGGGTGGGAAATGATTCCTATAGGTCCTACATCCGGTTAGCAAAGGGGCATGAGGCAAAAGAACTCAAGCCTTACGTGAATAAGATGCGAGAGGATCATTTCCCTTTGAAGGAGATGAAGAATATGGGAATAGAACTGAACTATGATTTCACGGTATTGAGCGATGTTTACACCCAAGATCCTTATGTCAAGAAGATGGGATGGATTATGGGAATTATCGCTTTTGTCCTCCTCTTCACTTCTGTGATGAACTATCTGCTTATCATCGTGGGAAATCTTGTGGGTCGTTCTCGCGAAATGGCTGTCCGTAAGTGTTATGGTGCCGAATCGAAGAACATTCATGCCATCATTTTCTCAGAGGCTTTGGTGCATGTGGGACTGGCGGTTGTTCTTGCGGCTGTTCTTGTGTTCCTTTGCAAGGGAACCATCGAAAACTTCCTTTCTGCTCCGGTAAGCACGTTGGTGCTTAATCGTGGCAGTTGGATATTGGTGGCTATTTGTATTCTGGTACTGCTGGTTGGCGGCTTGTTGCCTGGTTGGCTTTACAACAAGATTCCTGTAGCCATCGCTTTCCGTGGCTATAATGAGAATCGCAACCGATGGAAACTTGGTTTGTTGGGTATCCAGTTCGTTATCTCTGGTTTGCTGTTTAGTTTGCTTTACATCGTGAATGGTCAATACCAGCTGATGTTGGGACTCAATCCTGGGTATGATTACGATCATGTAGCGATAGTTTCGATAGATGCCAGCAATAGAGACCAGCGCAATCAATGTCTGGCAGAAATCAGGCGAATGCCGAATGTCAAGGATTGCAGTTCGACTTTTAATGTTCCGCTCGATGGGTATGATCGTAGTGGAAATATGGTTGGAGTACCTGGCGACGAGAAGAATACCTTTAATATCATGGAGATGTCGGGAGTGGACGACAATTTCTTCAAGATGATGAATATTCCTATCGTTCAGGGTTCTTTCTTTACGGAAAGAAATGACAGTTGCCGCCAGGTTATTATTGATGAACGAGGTGCAGAGAAACTCATCAAAACGTGGCATTGGAAGGATGGCGTAGTTGGCAAGCAAATTACCTGTACAGGACATGATAATAATATCTTTACCATTTGTGGCGTGAGCAAGAATATCCGCTGGGGGGCTGTGGAAACCGGGGGTGATGGTATGAATGAATTTCCAGATTTGTATTTCTATTCAGCCAAGACGGCCTACTACATGTTGGTTAAGTTTAATGAACTAAGGGATGAATCGTTGTCGGAGTTGCAATCGAAGGTGCAGGCGATGTATCCGAATAATAAGGTCATCGTGAAAAGTTATGCCTCAGAACTGGCTAACCAGTATGCTTCACAGCTCAATTTCCGCAACGGAATCCTGGTAGCCGGCATCGTAACGATGATTATCGCCCTCTTCGGATTGGTGGGCTATACGAGTGATGAGGTGAACCGCCGCCGCAAGGAGATTGCGATTAGAAAGGTGAACGGAGCGAAGGTGAAGGATATTCTTCGCATCTTCCTGAAGGACATTATGAAGATTGCCTTGCCTTGCATCATCGTGGGCGACTTGGGGGCTTGGCTGATAGCCAGACAATGGCTCATGTCGTTTAGCGAGAAGATTACGATGACGCCTTTACTGTTTATCGGCGTTACCATCATCTTGCTCGTTATCATCGGGCTTTCCGTCGTCATCAACTGCTACAAGGTGGCTAACAGTAATCCTGTGAAATATCTCAAGGATGAATAA
- a CDS encoding TolC family protein: MKRIGILIGWLVWAAGASAQSWSLDDCMKYAVEHATEVKREVVNARQRKQDYQHAVAGFLPSVTGGVQGQYAWGRNIDPETNTYNNVTTFNNYYQLYAELNVFDGFATINALKQAKLSRDYSATAMQKIQDDRAIDVMQKYVDAAYAEASIQIASEKLNESKRMLDKMKRLYELGEKGRPDVVQMESQVAEDEYNLTHQENVAKQSLLALKSAMNFPVDEELKILINEEQNLKLTSDNKEVPESGVNYETVYQGFQNISPDLKSAEYEVERARYDYKIAKGRLLPSLSLGGGISTNYYKNLSQKGQYDGFASQFHNNQGEYLALTLSIPFYNSDRWHSVKKARNDWQLAQVNLEETRRKLHDQIAQAVMDAEGYAKELHQMQKKVTSDSLAYHMSSRKFEEGMLSTFDLHTAAQTLLESRIKELQMQMLLIIKQRLVAYYQGENLIR, from the coding sequence ATGAAAAGAATAGGAATATTGATAGGGTGGCTGGTCTGGGCTGCAGGCGCCTCGGCACAGAGTTGGAGCCTTGACGACTGCATGAAATACGCCGTGGAGCACGCCACGGAGGTGAAGCGGGAGGTGGTAAATGCCCGCCAGCGCAAGCAGGATTACCAGCATGCTGTGGCAGGATTCCTGCCTTCCGTTACAGGTGGCGTGCAGGGACAGTACGCCTGGGGACGAAACATCGATCCGGAAACCAATACTTATAATAATGTAACGACATTCAACAACTATTATCAGCTTTATGCCGAACTGAATGTCTTCGATGGTTTCGCCACCATCAACGCCTTGAAGCAGGCAAAGTTGAGCCGGGATTATTCAGCCACGGCGATGCAGAAGATTCAGGACGACCGTGCCATCGACGTGATGCAGAAATATGTGGATGCTGCCTATGCTGAGGCAAGCATTCAGATAGCAAGCGAGAAACTGAACGAAAGCAAGCGGATGCTGGATAAGATGAAGCGCCTGTATGAACTGGGCGAGAAAGGCCGACCGGATGTGGTACAGATGGAATCGCAGGTGGCAGAAGATGAATACAATCTTACGCATCAGGAGAATGTGGCAAAACAGAGTCTGCTCGCCTTGAAATCAGCGATGAATTTTCCGGTGGATGAAGAGCTGAAAATTCTGATTAATGAGGAGCAGAATTTGAAGTTAACGTCTGATAATAAAGAGGTTCCTGAATCTGGAGTAAACTACGAAACCGTTTACCAGGGCTTTCAGAATATTTCTCCCGATTTAAAGTCGGCAGAATATGAAGTGGAGCGGGCACGGTATGATTACAAGATAGCAAAAGGCAGATTGCTGCCATCACTCTCTCTCGGTGGCGGCATTTCTACCAATTATTATAAGAATCTCTCTCAGAAAGGGCAATACGATGGGTTTGCCTCGCAGTTTCACAACAACCAGGGCGAATACCTCGCGTTGACCCTTTCCATACCTTTTTATAATAGCGACCGATGGCACAGCGTGAAGAAGGCACGCAACGACTGGCAACTGGCACAGGTGAACCTGGAGGAAACCCGTCGCAAACTTCACGACCAGATAGCCCAGGCGGTAATGGATGCAGAGGGTTACGCCAAGGAGTTGCATCAGATGCAGAAGAAGGTGACCTCCGATTCGCTCGCCTATCACATGTCGAGCCGCAAGTTTGAGGAAGGAATGCTTTCCACCTTCGACCTTCATACCGCAGCCCAGACGCTTCTGGAAAGCAGAATCAAGGAACTCCAGATGCAGATGCTGCTCATTATCAAACAGAGGCTGGTTGCTTATTACCAGGGAGAAAATTTAATAAGATAA
- a CDS encoding efflux RND transporter periplasmic adaptor subunit: MDIKIEKKKYLVPRKYWAWIGGGAVLIAVLIWLGLSNFSSTLKVDRKGLSIGTVEKAQFNDYVSVDGQVVPISVVQISSEEGGIVLEKVVDEGAHVNKGDVIVKLSNSNLDLEILNAESELAEKQDMLRNTQISMEQDRLNNSNEELSLSQDVITKRRSYQHQEALHKEELNSREEYLKAKEDYNLAVKKHALISKRLKKDAQLRRSQMDQMGDNLEAMQKNVQLVRQRKEKLNIRSTISGEIGLLDVELGQSIQAGQKIGVINDLSNFKVQAQVDEHYIDRVKPGLTATFDQNGKHYLLQVRKVYPEVRDGRFRIDFVFKGVRPGNIRTGQTYYVDLQLGQSKQAIIIPKGTFYSVTGGQWIFVLDKSGKKAYRRKITIGRQNPQYYEVIEGLEPGEQVIVSGYEAYKDNDVLVFN, encoded by the coding sequence ATGGATATAAAAATAGAAAAGAAAAAATATCTCGTGCCTCGCAAGTATTGGGCATGGATTGGCGGAGGAGCGGTTTTGATCGCAGTCCTCATTTGGTTGGGATTGAGCAATTTCTCTTCCACCCTGAAGGTGGACAGGAAGGGATTGAGCATCGGAACCGTGGAGAAGGCACAGTTCAACGATTATGTTTCGGTGGATGGACAGGTGGTTCCTATCTCCGTGGTGCAGATCAGTTCCGAGGAAGGCGGTATCGTTCTGGAGAAAGTGGTGGATGAAGGTGCCCACGTGAACAAGGGCGATGTAATCGTGAAACTGAGCAATTCGAATCTCGACCTGGAGATTCTGAATGCCGAAAGCGAACTTGCCGAAAAGCAGGATATGCTTCGCAACACCCAGATTTCGATGGAGCAGGACCGCCTGAACAATAGCAACGAGGAACTGTCGCTTTCGCAGGATGTCATTACCAAGCGCCGCTCCTATCAGCATCAGGAGGCGTTGCACAAGGAAGAACTCAATTCGCGCGAGGAGTATCTGAAGGCTAAGGAAGATTACAACCTTGCCGTCAAGAAGCATGCACTCATCAGCAAGCGATTGAAGAAGGATGCACAGCTCCGCCGTTCGCAGATGGATCAGATGGGTGATAATCTGGAAGCCATGCAGAAGAATGTGCAGCTGGTTCGCCAGCGCAAGGAGAAGCTGAACATCCGCAGCACCATTTCGGGCGAAATCGGCTTGCTCGATGTGGAACTGGGACAGAGCATCCAGGCTGGACAGAAGATTGGAGTCATCAACGACCTCAGCAATTTCAAGGTGCAGGCGCAGGTAGATGAGCATTACATCGACCGGGTAAAACCGGGACTTACTGCTACCTTCGACCAGAACGGCAAGCATTATCTCCTGCAGGTCCGCAAGGTTTATCCCGAGGTAAGAGACGGCAGGTTCCGCATCGACTTCGTCTTCAAAGGCGTTCGTCCAGGCAACATCCGAACCGGTCAGACTTATTATGTAGATTTGCAGCTCGGTCAGTCGAAGCAGGCAATAATCATCCCTAAAGGCACGTTTTATAGTGTAACGGGTGGTCAATGGATTTTTGTTTTAGACAAGAGTGGCAAGAAGGCTTATCGCCGCAAGATCACCATCGGTCGCCAGAATCCTCAGTATTATGAGGTGATTGAGGGCTTGGAGCCGGGCGAGCAAGTTATCGTTAGTGGCTATGAAGCCTATAAGGATAATGATGTATTAGTTTTTAATTAG